The Exiguobacterium mexicanum genome includes a window with the following:
- the pepT gene encoding peptidase T — protein MQSKLIERLITYAKIDTQSDFTSETTPSTAKQWDLIRHLEAELKAIGLEDVETDDYGYLFATLPSNVDHDVPTIGLLAHVDTATDFTGTNVNPQLVAHYEGGDIVLNEALQVILSPRDFPELDGYVGHTLITTDGTTLLGADDKAGMAEIVTAVEYLLAHPEIPHGPVRIAFTPDEEIGRGPHKFDVARFNADFAYTMDGGPLGELQYESFNAAGATVTFHGTNVHPGSAKNKMVNSMKLAMAFHNRLPADEAPEHTSDYEGFFHLNGFSGDVETTTLQYIIRDHDRTKFEARKALLEKLVVEWKQKYGEARVDLKMDDQYYNMAEKIEPVKHIVDTVADVMRELGIEPKIEPIRGGTDGSQLSYMGLPTPNIFTGGENYHGKFEYVSVNNMEKATHVIIQTLRTFAERARA, from the coding sequence ATGCAATCGAAATTAATTGAACGTTTAATCACGTATGCAAAAATTGATACACAGTCCGACTTCACGAGTGAGACGACACCGTCGACGGCGAAACAATGGGATTTGATTCGCCATCTCGAGGCTGAGTTAAAAGCGATTGGACTCGAGGACGTCGAGACGGATGACTATGGCTACTTGTTCGCCACCCTTCCGAGTAACGTCGACCATGACGTACCGACGATCGGCCTGCTCGCCCACGTCGATACGGCGACCGACTTCACCGGGACGAACGTCAACCCGCAACTCGTCGCACATTACGAGGGCGGCGATATCGTCTTGAACGAGGCGCTCCAAGTCATCTTGTCGCCGCGTGACTTCCCGGAGCTCGATGGCTACGTTGGACATACACTCATCACGACAGACGGCACGACGCTGCTCGGTGCCGACGACAAAGCCGGCATGGCCGAGATCGTCACCGCGGTCGAATACTTATTGGCCCATCCGGAAATCCCGCATGGCCCGGTGCGAATCGCCTTCACACCGGACGAAGAGATTGGCCGCGGACCACATAAGTTCGACGTCGCCCGCTTCAACGCCGATTTCGCCTATACGATGGACGGCGGCCCGCTCGGTGAACTGCAATACGAGAGCTTCAACGCTGCCGGCGCCACGGTCACGTTCCATGGGACGAACGTGCACCCGGGCAGTGCCAAAAACAAGATGGTCAACTCGATGAAGTTGGCGATGGCGTTCCACAACCGCCTTCCGGCTGATGAAGCCCCAGAGCATACGAGCGACTATGAAGGCTTCTTCCATCTGAACGGCTTCTCTGGCGACGTGGAGACGACGACGCTGCAATACATCATCCGCGACCACGACCGCACGAAGTTCGAGGCGCGCAAAGCGTTGCTTGAAAAGCTCGTCGTCGAATGGAAACAGAAATACGGCGAAGCACGCGTTGACTTAAAAATGGACGACCAATATTACAACATGGCCGAGAAAATCGAGCCGGTGAAACACATCGTCGACACCGTCGCCGACGTCATGCGCGAACTTGGCATCGAACCGAAAATCGAACCGATTCGCGGCGGGACGGACGGTTCGCAACTGTCGTATATGGGACTCCCGACCCCGAACATCTTCACGGGCGGCGAGAACTATCACGGCAAGTTCGAGTACGTCTCCGTCAACAACATGGAAAAAGCGACCCACGTCATCATCCAGACGCTCCGTACGTTCGCTGAACGCGCGCGAGCATAA
- a CDS encoding OsmC family protein — translation MKHTFQMNLDWTGGRNDVGTIEAERLKTQISIPPEMDGPGIGTNPDEMLLGAAATCYIITLAAMLGRSELPHQGITIDAEGIVDVTNGVFTYETIRYTTRINVPKTATDRDITLVERIAKKAKDGCMISRALAGNVAFELDTTVTRVV, via the coding sequence ATGAAGCATACGTTTCAAATGAACCTCGACTGGACCGGCGGACGCAACGACGTCGGAACGATCGAGGCCGAACGGTTAAAGACACAGATATCGATTCCCCCGGAAATGGACGGACCGGGCATCGGGACGAACCCGGATGAGATGTTGCTCGGTGCTGCGGCGACCTGCTATATCATCACACTTGCGGCTATGCTCGGGCGAAGCGAACTGCCTCATCAAGGCATCACGATTGACGCCGAAGGCATCGTCGACGTGACGAACGGTGTCTTCACGTATGAGACGATTCGCTACACGACACGTATCAACGTTCCAAAAACGGCCACAGATCGCGATATCACGCTCGTCGAACGAATCGCCAAAAAAGCGAAGGATGGCTGTATGATTTCACGCGCCTTGGCCGGCAACGTCGCGTTCGAACTCGACACGACGGTCACGCGCGTCGTCTGA
- a CDS encoding DNA/RNA nuclease SfsA, producing MYRFVSPLQEGIILKRRNRFVMDVLLGDTVVACHCPVTGRIGDLVFDGVPCLVSATDDPRRNTAFTVEAISIDADRQWIGIHQGRVNDFVEHWLRTNVISAFPSPKHVEREKVVDASRIDFKVDGTYIEVKAPLAELFVTPLPRFERRAVARPIETERLIRHLETLIATLPKTGRAVLLYVFLYDAPIFTGNPNRKHDLRIRQLIRDAIADGLEIWQVNGDVSTEGIRLTHCVETTPHFK from the coding sequence ATGTATCGCTTTGTATCTCCCCTGCAGGAAGGGATCATCCTGAAACGCCGCAATCGGTTCGTGATGGACGTATTGCTCGGCGACACTGTCGTCGCCTGCCACTGTCCGGTCACCGGTCGCATTGGCGACCTCGTCTTTGACGGGGTGCCTTGCCTCGTCTCAGCGACGGACGACCCGCGACGGAACACCGCCTTCACAGTGGAGGCCATCTCGATCGACGCGGACCGACAATGGATTGGAATTCATCAAGGCCGCGTCAACGATTTCGTCGAACATTGGTTGCGGACGAACGTGATTTCAGCTTTTCCTTCTCCGAAACATGTGGAACGAGAGAAAGTCGTCGATGCGTCACGAATCGACTTTAAAGTCGATGGCACTTATATCGAAGTGAAAGCACCTCTAGCCGAGTTGTTCGTAACGCCTCTACCCCGCTTTGAACGGCGTGCGGTGGCGAGACCGATCGAGACCGAACGGTTGATTCGACATCTCGAGACACTCATTGCGACGTTGCCGAAAACGGGTCGGGCCGTCTTGCTGTATGTTTTCTTATATGATGCGCCCATCTTCACCGGCAACCCGAATCGGAAACACGACTTACGAATTCGGCAGCTGATTCGCGACGCAATCGCGGACGGACTTGAAATCTGGCAAGTGAATGGCGATGTGTCTACGGAAGGGATTCGTTTAACCCACTGTGTCGAGACGACGCCTCATTTCAAGTAA
- a CDS encoding stage II sporulation protein M: MKTTLSLKEAWSNYYSRDFFRLWVIFLVTGIGSYFLFRAVIAPEQVDEILAQLGESFESQGLTFDSSARETMIALFVNNTRVTLLAFLLGMIPLFIPYVFVVINAAVIGLVAMLVGVASESVIRVIVLGILPHGITEISAILLGAAMGLSLNRYIWKKLRGKKTDVTFKALFVAGVKTFLVVAVPLLVISAIIEAYVTPLLLQ; this comes from the coding sequence ATGAAAACAACACTCTCGCTGAAAGAAGCGTGGTCAAACTACTACAGCCGAGATTTCTTCCGGCTCTGGGTCATCTTCCTCGTGACGGGCATTGGGTCGTATTTTCTATTCAGGGCCGTTATCGCTCCTGAACAAGTGGACGAAATTTTAGCTCAGCTCGGCGAATCATTTGAATCACAAGGATTGACGTTCGATTCGAGCGCACGCGAGACGATGATCGCCCTATTCGTGAACAATACGCGCGTCACGTTGCTCGCTTTCCTGCTCGGAATGATCCCGCTCTTCATCCCGTATGTGTTCGTCGTCATCAACGCCGCGGTCATCGGCCTGGTCGCCATGCTCGTTGGGGTTGCCAGCGAATCCGTGATCCGGGTCATCGTGCTCGGCATCTTGCCCCACGGTATCACCGAAATCTCGGCCATCTTGCTCGGAGCGGCGATGGGGTTGTCGCTCAACCGTTACATCTGGAAAAAACTACGCGGGAAAAAGACCGACGTCACGTTCAAGGCGTTGTTCGTGGCAGGCGTGAAGACATTCCTCGTCGTCGCGGTACCGCTCCTCGTCATCTCTGCGATCATCGAGGCGTACGTGACCCCACTGTTATTACAGTAA
- a CDS encoding ABC-F family ATP-binding cassette domain-containing protein, which produces MITVNNVSLQFGGRKLFEDVNIKFTPGNCYGLIGANGAGKSTFLKILAGEQETTTGDVSFSPGERLAVLKQDHYAYEDQAVLETVIMGHERLYQVMKEKDAIYMKEDFSDEDGMRAAELEGEFAEMNGWEAESEAAMVLQGLGITDASHHKLMSELTGGEKVKVLLAQALFGKPDILLLDEPTNGLDLKAIQWLEEFLINFENTVIVVSHDRHFLNKVCTHMADLDFGKIQLYVGNYDFWYESSQLASRMANDQNKKKEEKIKELQNFIARFSSNASKARQATSRKKLLDKITLDDIRPSSRRYPFVGFSMEREIGNDVLYVDNVSKTIDGVKVLDNVTFSLNKTDKVAFVGRSDVAITTLFKIIMGEMEPDTGTVKWGVTTTQSYFPKDNSEYFEGSDKSILDWLRQFSPADESDTFLRGFLGRMLFSGEEVMKKASVLSGGEKVRCMLSKMMLSNSNVLVLDDPTNHLDLESITALNNGLETFKGVLLFSSHDHQLISTIATRIIEVTPNGIVDKEATYDEFLENESLQQQVESLYQNA; this is translated from the coding sequence ATGATTACAGTAAATAACGTAAGTCTCCAATTCGGTGGACGCAAGTTGTTCGAAGACGTGAACATCAAGTTCACACCAGGCAACTGCTACGGCTTGATCGGCGCGAACGGTGCCGGGAAGTCGACATTCTTAAAAATTCTTGCCGGTGAGCAAGAAACGACGACAGGTGACGTCAGCTTCTCACCTGGCGAACGCCTCGCCGTCCTCAAGCAGGACCATTATGCGTACGAAGATCAAGCGGTACTCGAGACGGTCATCATGGGCCACGAGCGTTTGTATCAAGTCATGAAAGAGAAAGACGCCATCTATATGAAGGAAGATTTCTCTGACGAAGATGGTATGCGCGCTGCTGAACTCGAAGGCGAATTCGCTGAGATGAACGGTTGGGAAGCCGAATCAGAAGCTGCCATGGTCCTTCAAGGACTAGGGATCACGGATGCATCACACCACAAGCTCATGAGCGAGCTCACAGGTGGCGAGAAAGTCAAAGTCCTCCTTGCTCAAGCATTGTTTGGCAAACCTGACATCCTTCTCCTCGATGAGCCGACGAACGGTCTTGACCTCAAAGCGATTCAATGGCTTGAAGAGTTCTTGATCAACTTCGAGAATACCGTCATCGTCGTATCCCACGACCGTCACTTCTTGAACAAAGTCTGTACGCACATGGCCGACCTTGATTTCGGGAAGATTCAATTGTACGTCGGGAACTACGACTTCTGGTACGAGTCGAGCCAACTCGCTTCGCGTATGGCCAACGACCAGAACAAGAAAAAAGAAGAGAAAATTAAAGAACTTCAAAACTTCATCGCCCGTTTCAGCTCGAACGCCTCGAAGGCGCGTCAAGCGACGTCGCGTAAGAAGTTGCTCGATAAAATCACGCTCGACGATATCCGTCCATCATCACGTCGCTATCCGTTCGTCGGTTTCTCGATGGAACGTGAAATCGGGAACGACGTGCTCTACGTCGACAATGTCTCGAAGACGATTGATGGCGTCAAAGTACTCGACAACGTCACGTTCTCACTCAACAAGACGGACAAAGTCGCATTCGTCGGCCGTTCGGACGTTGCCATCACGACGCTCTTCAAAATCATCATGGGCGAGATGGAACCGGACACGGGTACGGTCAAATGGGGCGTGACGACGACACAGTCGTACTTCCCGAAAGACAACTCGGAATACTTCGAAGGCTCGGATAAGAGCATCTTGGATTGGTTACGCCAGTTCTCACCAGCCGACGAGTCGGATACGTTCCTTCGCGGTTTCCTCGGTCGTATGCTCTTCTCAGGCGAAGAAGTCATGAAGAAAGCATCTGTCCTCTCAGGGGGAGAGAAAGTGCGTTGCATGCTCTCGAAAATGATGCTCTCGAACTCGAACGTCCTCGTCCTCGACGATCCGACGAACCACTTGGATCTCGAGTCGATCACAGCGCTCAACAACGGTCTCGAAACGTTCAAAGGCGTACTCCTCTTCAGCTCGCATGACCATCAGCTCATCTCGACGATTGCCACGCGCATCATCGAAGTGACGCCGAACGGGATTGTCGACAAAGAAGCGACGTACGACGAGTTCCTCGAGAACGAATCGCTTCAACAGCAAGTCGAGTCACTCTATCAGAACGCATAA
- a CDS encoding FixH family protein, with protein MNKSMKRFGVAFGLVGLFVLGACGADETASGTETVQSMEPVEAELNVPATADKDETVTLAVRVTQDGEAVDDADEIKFEVWKNGAKEESEMTKASLTEDGVYEAETTFVEEAVYTVQVHVTARSMHTMPTTNVTVGHPETAAEAEVEAEQDHHNHAGADIVLDPTQAVANEVQPFTVNVKIEHEALTGADVQLEVFKDGADKHDWVKLDETEGGSYAGEHTFKESGIYNVQVHVTKGHDIHEHIMETVEVK; from the coding sequence ATGAATAAATCAATGAAACGGTTCGGGGTGGCATTTGGTCTCGTCGGTCTGTTCGTCCTTGGGGCGTGCGGAGCCGATGAAACGGCCAGTGGTACGGAGACGGTGCAGTCGATGGAACCGGTAGAAGCAGAATTAAACGTTCCGGCCACGGCGGACAAAGACGAGACGGTCACGTTGGCGGTTCGCGTCACACAAGACGGTGAAGCGGTCGATGATGCCGACGAGATTAAGTTCGAGGTCTGGAAAAATGGCGCCAAGGAAGAGAGTGAGATGACGAAAGCGTCGCTCACAGAAGATGGAGTCTACGAGGCGGAGACGACGTTTGTCGAAGAAGCAGTTTACACGGTGCAAGTCCATGTGACGGCCCGTTCGATGCATACGATGCCGACGACTAACGTTACGGTCGGCCATCCGGAGACGGCGGCCGAGGCTGAGGTTGAAGCTGAGCAAGACCATCACAACCACGCGGGAGCAGACATTGTCCTTGATCCGACTCAAGCTGTCGCCAATGAAGTCCAACCGTTCACAGTCAACGTCAAAATTGAGCATGAGGCGTTGACGGGTGCGGACGTCCAACTCGAAGTGTTCAAAGACGGAGCGGACAAGCACGACTGGGTGAAGCTTGATGAAACGGAAGGCGGAAGCTATGCAGGTGAGCATACATTCAAAGAGTCAGGCATATACAACGTTCAAGTCCACGTGACGAAAGGACACGACATCCATGAACATATCATGGAGACGGTCGAGGTCAAATAA
- a CDS encoding LysM peptidoglycan-binding domain-containing protein, which produces MKSKFVRVLMALLIMLAPLVAYPKSADAAASKFITSVNTTSKVVALTFDDGADGTNTNKILDILAKNNVKATFFLTGSGANNHPQYIKNIAAKGHQLGNHSYTHPDFTKLTATQMKSELDRTESLIKSLTGKTTKPIFRAPFGAVNSAVLSGVGAAGYGYTIQWNIDTVDWKGVTASQINTKVQANIKPGSIVLMHTGAGAPGTPLALPTMIAQLKAKGYKFVTVSQLLAYQNTSTSKTYTVKSGDTLYSIARAYGVTVSALAAANKITNYNSIYVGQVLVIPGTTVTPPPTTTVKYTVKSGDTLYKIATLYKTTVAKIAAANKITNINSITVGQVLIIPGTTVTPPTTTVKYTVKSGDTLYKIATMYNTTVAKIAAANNITNVSLISVGQVLTIPR; this is translated from the coding sequence ATGAAGAGCAAGTTTGTACGTGTGTTGATGGCCTTGTTGATCATGTTGGCACCGTTAGTCGCTTATCCAAAATCGGCTGACGCCGCCGCTTCGAAATTCATCACGAGCGTGAATACGACGAGTAAAGTTGTCGCGTTGACGTTCGATGACGGGGCGGATGGTACGAATACGAATAAGATTTTGGACATACTTGCCAAGAACAACGTCAAAGCCACTTTCTTTTTGACTGGATCAGGCGCCAATAACCATCCTCAATACATTAAAAACATCGCAGCTAAAGGTCACCAACTCGGTAACCATTCATATACCCATCCAGACTTCACAAAGTTGACCGCCACGCAAATGAAATCAGAACTTGATCGGACGGAATCGCTCATTAAATCGCTTACTGGCAAAACGACAAAACCAATCTTCCGGGCACCGTTCGGCGCCGTCAATAGCGCCGTGTTGAGCGGAGTCGGCGCTGCCGGCTACGGTTATACGATTCAATGGAACATCGATACCGTGGACTGGAAAGGAGTCACTGCTAGCCAAATCAATACGAAAGTACAGGCGAACATCAAACCAGGCTCAATCGTCTTGATGCACACCGGTGCCGGCGCTCCAGGTACACCACTCGCCTTGCCGACGATGATTGCCCAGTTGAAAGCGAAAGGCTACAAGTTCGTCACCGTCTCGCAATTGCTCGCTTACCAAAACACATCTACCAGCAAAACGTATACCGTCAAATCAGGCGATACCCTTTATAGCATCGCTCGTGCTTACGGCGTCACCGTCTCTGCTCTTGCAGCCGCCAATAAAATCACCAACTACAACTCGATTTATGTCGGGCAAGTGCTCGTCATCCCAGGTACCACTGTAACTCCTCCACCTACGACGACCGTCAAATATACGGTCAAATCGGGTGACACGCTTTATAAGATCGCCACTTTGTACAAAACGACCGTCGCTAAGATTGCCGCCGCCAACAAGATTACGAACATCAATTCAATCACTGTCGGACAAGTCCTCATCATCCCAGGGACGACCGTCACACCACCAACGACCACAGTAAAATACACGGTTAAATCAGGGGACACCCTCTATAAGATTGCGACGATGTATAACACGACTGTCGCTAAAATCGCAGCCGCCAACAATATTACGAACGTCAGCTTGATTAGCGTTGGGCAAGTGCTTACAATCCCACGCTAA
- a CDS encoding ThiF family adenylyltransferase has protein sequence MTNLQRQTLYTEQDARSETPKAVAALERLRAINSDVELDAQIADVSWDWLRPLPSVDLILDATDNVETRLLLNDFALERGIPFLFASCVGAYGMNYTVMPGEAPCLRCLMRHLPLAGQTCATATRYRTSRRCVLSFLSNSRLSEPRPESATDSTPLWA, from the coding sequence GTGACGAACTTACAACGACAGACGCTCTATACGGAACAGGACGCACGTTCCGAGACGCCGAAAGCGGTCGCAGCGCTCGAACGCCTGCGGGCCATCAACTCAGACGTTGAGTTGGACGCTCAAATCGCCGATGTCTCGTGGGATTGGCTTCGGCCTTTGCCGTCCGTTGATCTCATCTTGGACGCAACCGATAACGTCGAGACGCGTCTTCTATTGAACGATTTCGCACTCGAGCGTGGCATTCCGTTCTTGTTTGCCTCTTGCGTCGGGGCATACGGCATGAACTACACGGTGATGCCGGGAGAAGCGCCGTGTCTTCGTTGTCTCATGCGTCATTTGCCGCTAGCCGGGCAAACGTGCGCGACAGCGACTAGATATCGCACGTCTCGTCGATGTGTCTTGTCCTTCTTGTCAAATTCACGACTATCCGAGCCTCGTCCCGAATCGGCAACAGACAGCACTCCTCTGTGGGCGTGA
- the ric gene encoding iron-sulfur cluster repair di-iron protein, whose translation MTQTFTGDTHVSEIVKQCPQAADVFKRNRIDFCCGGNRPLAEATDKSKRSTEDILEEVNALYQRKQEMNEKSIDWDAASSSELIEHIIYKHHQFLTDELPQLTPYVTKVFRVHGQNHPHLGRIHQLFNQLKVELEQHIVKEETEDFPTLLRHETAPTAETRRELDDILASLESEHAAAGDILKELRQITNDYTPPEGACGTYRLVYQRLEALESDTFEHIHLENNILFPRARTFA comes from the coding sequence ATGACACAGACATTCACGGGCGATACGCATGTATCTGAAATCGTCAAACAATGCCCGCAAGCGGCAGACGTTTTCAAACGGAACCGAATCGATTTTTGTTGTGGCGGCAACCGGCCACTCGCTGAAGCGACTGACAAATCGAAACGGTCGACGGAAGACATTTTAGAAGAAGTCAATGCGCTCTATCAACGCAAGCAAGAGATGAACGAGAAGAGCATCGATTGGGATGCTGCTTCTTCATCGGAATTGATTGAGCACATCATTTATAAGCATCACCAGTTTTTGACGGACGAATTGCCACAGCTCACACCATATGTGACAAAAGTGTTCCGGGTTCACGGACAAAACCATCCGCACCTCGGACGCATTCATCAACTGTTCAATCAATTGAAAGTGGAACTTGAACAACATATCGTCAAAGAAGAGACAGAAGACTTCCCGACGTTGCTTCGTCACGAGACGGCACCGACAGCTGAAACGAGACGGGAGCTTGATGACATCTTGGCCTCGCTCGAGTCAGAACACGCGGCAGCCGGTGACATTTTAAAAGAGTTGCGTCAAATCACGAACGACTATACGCCGCCTGAAGGAGCGTGTGGGACGTATCGTCTTGTCTATCAACGGTTAGAAGCGCTCGAATCGGATACGTTTGAACATATTCATCTCGAAAACAACATTTTATTCCCGCGGGCGCGCACGTTCGCTTAA
- the aceA gene encoding isocitrate lyase, with protein sequence MNEQQMQLEDMLQSERFNGVERPYGVEDVMRLRGSVLIEHTLATKGAERLWELLHERDYVHALGALTGNQAIQQVKAGLEAIYLSGWQVAADANLSGHMYPDQSLYPANSVPSVVKRINQALQRADQIQTAEGKGDTHWFAPIVADMEAGFGGVLNVFELTKAMIEAGAAGVHLEDQLSSEKKCGHLGGKVLLPTQTAVKNLIAARLAADVMGVSTIIVARTDAHAANLITSDIDPIDHPFIVGDRTPEGFYRTEAGIEQAIARGLAYAPYADLVWCETSEPDLDEARQFADAIHAKYPGKLLAYNCSPSFNWKKKLSDEEIATFQQEIGAMGYKFQFVTLAGFHSLNFGMFELARGYKDRGMAAYSELQQAEFSAEQHGYTATRHQREVGTGYFDEVSLVISGGQSSTTALAGSTEAEQFEAPSH encoded by the coding sequence ATGAACGAACAACAAATGCAGCTAGAGGATATGTTACAGTCGGAACGGTTTAACGGGGTCGAACGTCCATATGGGGTCGAAGACGTGATGAGACTTCGGGGATCGGTACTAATCGAGCATACGCTCGCGACAAAAGGAGCGGAACGGTTATGGGAGTTACTCCACGAGCGGGACTACGTCCACGCGCTCGGGGCGTTGACGGGGAACCAGGCCATCCAGCAAGTGAAGGCGGGTCTCGAAGCCATCTATTTGAGCGGATGGCAAGTCGCCGCCGATGCGAACTTGTCGGGGCACATGTACCCGGACCAAAGCCTGTACCCGGCTAACTCGGTGCCGAGCGTCGTCAAACGGATTAACCAGGCGCTTCAACGGGCCGATCAAATTCAAACGGCGGAAGGGAAAGGCGATACGCATTGGTTCGCCCCGATCGTCGCTGACATGGAAGCCGGTTTCGGCGGTGTGCTCAACGTGTTCGAGTTGACGAAGGCGATGATTGAGGCGGGTGCAGCCGGCGTCCACTTGGAGGATCAACTCTCTTCAGAGAAGAAGTGCGGTCACCTCGGCGGCAAAGTGTTGCTGCCGACACAGACGGCCGTGAAAAACTTGATTGCCGCTCGGCTCGCGGCAGACGTCATGGGGGTGTCGACGATTATCGTCGCCCGGACCGACGCCCACGCCGCGAACTTGATTACGAGCGACATCGACCCGATCGACCATCCGTTCATCGTCGGCGACCGGACGCCAGAAGGGTTTTATCGGACCGAGGCGGGAATCGAACAGGCGATCGCACGCGGTCTCGCCTATGCACCGTACGCCGACCTCGTCTGGTGCGAGACGTCCGAGCCTGATTTGGACGAAGCGCGTCAATTCGCGGATGCGATTCATGCGAAGTATCCGGGCAAACTTCTCGCTTACAACTGTTCGCCGTCATTCAATTGGAAGAAAAAGCTGTCGGATGAGGAGATCGCAACGTTCCAACAAGAGATTGGTGCGATGGGATACAAGTTCCAATTCGTCACGCTCGCTGGCTTCCACTCGCTCAACTTCGGAATGTTCGAACTCGCACGCGGGTATAAAGACCGCGGGATGGCCGCCTACTCGGAACTGCAACAGGCCGAATTCAGTGCAGAACAGCACGGTTATACGGCGACACGTCACCAACGTGAGGTCGGGACCGGGTATTTCGATGAGGTGTCTCTCGTCATCTCGGGAGGCCAGTCGTCAACGACGGCACTGGCCGGATCGACCGAGGCAGAACAATTTGAAGCGCCGTCCCATTAA